In Legionella beliardensis, the following are encoded in one genomic region:
- a CDS encoding outer membrane protein assembly factor BamE, whose amino-acid sequence MAKFLIMSKKMRFSPIILLITASLSLTQCMSYDFARRVVQQGNLLPQEKIERLRAGMSKEDVAILMGTSLLSPTFNNDRWDYAYTWRRGNSATEVRNVVLYFKHNTLVTIEHRP is encoded by the coding sequence ATGGCGAAATTTTTAATAATGAGCAAAAAAATGAGATTCTCACCCATTATTTTACTGATTACTGCCTCACTCTCATTAACTCAATGTATGTCCTATGATTTTGCTAGACGTGTTGTACAACAAGGTAACTTATTACCGCAAGAAAAAATTGAACGGCTACGAGCTGGCATGAGTAAAGAAGACGTCGCGATTTTGATGGGAACGAGCCTTTTAAGCCCCACCTTTAATAATGATCGCTGGGATTATGCTTACACTTGGCGTCGCGGTAACAGCGCTACTGAAGTACGCAATGTGGTATTGTATTTTAAACATAATACCCTAGTAACAATTGAACATCGCCCTTAA
- the fur gene encoding ferric iron uptake transcriptional regulator encodes MEESQQLKDAGLKITMPRLKVLQILEQSANHHLSAEAVYKKLLDTGEDVGLATIYRVLTQFETAGLVSRHNFEGGHSVFELSQGEHHDHLVCVKCGKVEEFIDEMIEQRQQLIAKQANFKMTDHALNIYGLCPDCQ; translated from the coding sequence GTGGAAGAAAGTCAGCAATTAAAAGACGCTGGATTAAAAATTACCATGCCACGCTTAAAAGTACTACAGATTTTAGAGCAATCGGCCAACCATCATTTAAGTGCTGAAGCTGTTTATAAAAAGCTGTTAGACACAGGTGAGGATGTAGGATTAGCAACTATTTATCGGGTATTAACGCAATTTGAAACAGCCGGTCTAGTCTCTCGTCATAATTTTGAAGGAGGGCACTCGGTATTTGAGTTATCTCAGGGTGAGCATCATGATCATCTGGTCTGTGTAAAGTGCGGTAAAGTAGAAGAGTTTATCGACGAAATGATCGAACAGCGGCAGCAATTAATTGCCAAGCAAGCGAATTTTAAAATGACGGATCACGCATTAAATATTTATGGTCTTTGCCCAGACTGCCAATAA